A stretch of the Pedobacter sp. MC2016-14 genome encodes the following:
- a CDS encoding DNA replication/repair protein RecF — protein sequence MWLKNITLLNFKNYTDADLRFSKAVNAFVGNNGAGKTNLLDAIHYLCLCKGYFNPIDTQQIKSGEDIFLIQGDFDRKEKNEKITCGVKRNQKKQFKRNKKEYDKLASHIGLFPLVMISPYDVNIIMDGSEERRRFMDNVISQTNAQYLDELIAYNKHLLNRNALLKQIALTRRYDPALLQIFDEQLELSGNRIYEKRKLFMQEFIPLFNQYYRFLTDDKEEVALSYLSQLNDHNFGDLLLQSVEKDKVLERTTMGIHKDDLIFSIQDMPLKKFGSQGQQKSFLIALKLAQYAYLQKYKGFKPLLLLDDIFDKLDDHRMHKLMEMVSHHDFGQIFITDTGKERVLNIFDKIQVPVTIFEVDNGVVKHA from the coding sequence ATGTGGTTAAAAAACATTACCCTCCTTAACTTTAAGAACTATACGGATGCTGATTTGCGTTTTTCTAAGGCTGTAAATGCATTTGTTGGAAATAATGGAGCAGGGAAAACGAACCTGCTTGATGCCATACATTATCTTTGTTTGTGTAAAGGATATTTTAATCCGATAGATACGCAGCAAATCAAATCAGGAGAGGATATTTTTTTAATTCAGGGAGATTTTGACAGGAAAGAGAAAAATGAGAAGATTACCTGTGGAGTAAAGCGGAACCAAAAAAAGCAGTTTAAGCGAAATAAAAAAGAATATGATAAGCTTGCCAGTCATATTGGTTTGTTTCCACTGGTTATGATTTCGCCATATGATGTAAACATCATTATGGATGGGAGTGAAGAGCGTCGCCGTTTTATGGATAATGTGATTTCCCAAACCAATGCGCAGTATCTTGATGAACTGATTGCCTACAATAAACACCTGTTGAACAGAAATGCATTGTTAAAGCAAATTGCCTTAACAAGAAGGTACGACCCGGCTTTGTTACAGATTTTTGATGAGCAACTGGAGCTTTCGGGAAATAGGATCTACGAGAAGAGAAAACTTTTTATGCAGGAATTTATTCCTCTTTTTAATCAATATTATCGCTTTTTGACTGATGACAAAGAAGAGGTGGCTTTATCGTATTTATCCCAGTTAAACGACCATAATTTCGGTGACCTGCTTTTACAGTCAGTAGAAAAAGATAAGGTTCTGGAGCGAACAACAATGGGAATTCATAAAGATGACCTTATTTTTAGTATTCAGGATATGCCATTGAAAAAATTTGGCTCACAAGGACAGCAAAAATCTTTTTTAATTGCCCTAAAGCTTGCCCAATATGCTTACCTGCAAAAATATAAGGGATTTAAGCCCTTGTTGCTTCTGGATGACATCTTTGATAAACTAGACGACCACAGGATGCATAAGCTTATGGAGATGGTATCTCATCATGACTTTGGTCAAATCTTCATTACAGATACGGGCAAGGAGCGGGTATTGAATATTTTTGATAAAATACAGGTTCCAGTAACTATCTTTGAAGTAGATAACGGAGTAGTAAAGCATGCGTAA
- the ribH gene encoding 6,7-dimethyl-8-ribityllumazine synthase: MASQLKNLSDFSHTTVPAANNYKFAIAVAEWNAEITGSLYNGALATLLKHGVTEENIISVAVPGSFELTAAAEILLNKHADLDGVICLGCVIQGDTKHFDFICDAVAQGLTNVGIKHGKAVIFGVLTTNDQQQAIDRAGGKHGNKGDEAAITAIKMAHLKATL; encoded by the coding sequence ATGGCCTCACAACTTAAAAACCTGTCTGACTTTTCTCATACCACAGTTCCTGCGGCAAATAACTATAAATTTGCAATTGCAGTAGCAGAATGGAATGCAGAAATTACCGGGAGTTTATACAACGGTGCACTTGCTACACTTTTAAAACATGGCGTGACTGAAGAAAACATCATTTCTGTTGCTGTACCGGGAAGTTTTGAACTTACAGCTGCCGCAGAAATCCTGCTAAACAAACATGCAGACCTTGATGGCGTGATTTGCCTGGGCTGCGTGATACAGGGCGACACGAAACATTTTGATTTTATATGCGATGCTGTTGCCCAAGGGCTCACTAATGTAGGCATTAAGCATGGTAAGGCTGTTATATTTGGCGTATTGACCACCAATGATCAACAACAAGCTATTGACAGAGCAGGTGGCAAGCATGGCAACAAAGGTGATGAAGCTGCCATCACTGCTATAAAAATGGCACACTTAAAAGCTACACTATAA
- a CDS encoding tetratricopeptide repeat protein, with the protein MSTTQEEIVHPAKKGSFLLENSKSLLFIAGAIVVLIAVYVWYQNVYLKDRALEASAKMYKAEQYVGVDSLATKAINGEIKGANGAEGFTGLEKIADEYANTKSANLANLYLGGIYLRKGEYKKAAEALGKYSETGSPVADPLALGLLGDAYSELKDYSQAATYYKKAADKASNKFTSPMFLKKLGLVYEQQKDFKAAEEAYTKIKSQYPESQEAAMIDEYTARVSAQLNK; encoded by the coding sequence ATGTCTACAACACAAGAAGAAATAGTTCATCCTGCAAAAAAAGGTTCCTTTTTATTGGAAAATTCTAAAAGCCTATTGTTTATTGCAGGTGCAATCGTGGTATTAATTGCTGTTTACGTATGGTACCAAAACGTATATTTAAAAGACAGAGCGCTTGAAGCCTCTGCAAAAATGTACAAAGCAGAGCAATACGTTGGTGTTGATTCTTTAGCTACAAAAGCAATAAACGGAGAAATTAAAGGCGCTAATGGAGCTGAAGGTTTTACCGGCCTTGAAAAAATTGCTGATGAATATGCAAATACAAAATCTGCAAACCTTGCCAATTTATACCTGGGTGGTATTTACCTGCGTAAAGGCGAGTATAAAAAAGCGGCTGAAGCATTAGGTAAATATTCAGAAACTGGCAGCCCTGTTGCAGACCCACTTGCTTTAGGTCTTTTGGGTGATGCTTATAGTGAGCTTAAAGATTATAGCCAGGCTGCAACCTATTATAAAAAAGCGGCAGACAAGGCCAGCAATAAATTTACTTCACCAATGTTCCTTAAAAAACTTGGTCTTGTATATGAGCAGCAAAAAGATTTTAAAGCTGCAGAAGAAGCTTATACAAAAATTAAAAGTCAGTATCCTGAAAGTCAGGAAGCTGCTATGATTGACGAATATACTGCACGTGTTAGTGCACAGTTGAATAAATAA
- the ytxJ gene encoding bacillithiol system redox-active protein YtxJ has translation MQWTNITDINQISEIQKAEGFSLIFKHSTRCSVSMMAKKRFEKDWEVIPKDTTLYFLDLISYRNISAQIAETFQVHHESPQILLIKNGDCILDASHSEISADEVAEVISN, from the coding sequence ATGCAATGGACAAATATAACTGATATTAATCAGATCAGCGAAATACAAAAGGCAGAAGGATTTAGCCTGATTTTTAAACACAGTACACGTTGTTCTGTGAGTATGATGGCTAAAAAGCGTTTTGAAAAAGACTGGGAAGTTATTCCAAAAGATACTACTTTATATTTTTTAGATTTAATCAGCTACCGCAACATTTCTGCGCAAATAGCTGAAACTTTTCAGGTGCACCATGAATCTCCGCAAATTTTGCTCATCAAAAATGGAGATTGTATTTTGGATGCTTCTCACAGCGAAATTTCGGCTGATGAAGTTGCCGAGGTAATTAGTAATTAA
- a CDS encoding DUF721 domain-containing protein, with protein MRKPNDITLKEGITKMLSVYRLRGKFDETGIVAMWPDIMGKAIANRTTQIYIAHKKLFVRIESSVIKNELLMVRTGIIQKLNERAGSEVITDLIFL; from the coding sequence ATGCGTAAGCCAAATGACATTACCCTTAAGGAGGGCATCACTAAAATGCTATCTGTATACAGGTTGCGTGGTAAATTTGATGAGACAGGTATTGTGGCCATGTGGCCTGATATTATGGGTAAAGCGATAGCCAACCGTACCACACAAATCTATATTGCACATAAGAAGTTGTTTGTGCGAATTGAATCTTCAGTGATCAAAAATGAATTGTTAATGGTAAGAACCGGCATCATCCAAAAATTAAATGAACGTGCCGGTTCTGAAGTGATCACAGATCTTATTTTTCTGTAG
- a CDS encoding FKBP-type peptidyl-prolyl cis-trans isomerase, which produces MKLLIITLLIPISAFTTMAQTKGKTVVKKKTVVTTKKPVATAFAKNTLDSASYAFGISMAEGLKERGLTTLNYDLLVKGLRDVFTGNKVMLTSTVAQTSISKAFTQANKSKYTGNIAEGKAFLESNKKVAGVKTTASGLQYMVIKEGNGIKPKATDTVLAHYKGTLLNGKQFDSSYDRNEPLSLPLNNVIAGWTEGMQLMSTGSKYRLFIPYNLAYGERGAGQDIPPYSTLVFEIELLKVNGK; this is translated from the coding sequence ATGAAATTACTTATTATCACTCTTCTAATCCCAATTAGCGCTTTTACCACAATGGCGCAAACAAAAGGTAAAACCGTAGTTAAAAAGAAAACTGTAGTGACTACTAAAAAACCTGTAGCAACTGCGTTTGCAAAAAACACCCTGGATTCTGCAAGTTATGCTTTTGGAATATCGATGGCTGAAGGCTTAAAAGAAAGAGGGCTAACCACGCTAAACTACGATTTGCTGGTTAAGGGCTTAAGAGATGTATTTACCGGCAATAAGGTGATGCTTACTTCCACTGTAGCTCAAACTTCCATCAGCAAAGCATTTACCCAGGCCAACAAATCAAAATATACCGGCAATATAGCAGAAGGCAAAGCATTTTTAGAAAGCAATAAAAAAGTAGCGGGTGTTAAAACCACAGCCAGTGGTTTACAATATATGGTCATTAAAGAAGGCAATGGCATTAAACCTAAAGCTACAGATACTGTACTTGCCCATTATAAAGGCACATTGCTTAATGGCAAACAGTTTGACAGTTCTTACGATAGAAACGAGCCCTTATCATTACCATTAAATAACGTGATTGCAGGCTGGACAGAAGGCATGCAATTGATGTCTACCGGCAGCAAATACCGCCTGTTTATTCCTTACAATTTAGCCTATGGAGAGCGTGGAGCAGGGCAAGACATTCCACCCTATAGCACCCTTGTATTTGAAATTGAACTACTTAAAGTGAACGGAAAATAA
- a CDS encoding nucleoside-diphosphate kinase gives MSTNRTFTMIKPDAVANGHIGAIINDITTAGFKIIALKYTQLTEETAGKFYEVHKERGFYGDLVSFMSSGPIVAAILEKENAVEDFRKLIGATNPADAAEGTIRQKYAKSIDANAVHGSDSDENAEIEGNFFFAANERF, from the coding sequence ATGAGCACAAATAGAACTTTTACAATGATTAAACCTGATGCTGTTGCTAACGGACACATCGGAGCAATCATCAACGACATTACTACAGCTGGTTTTAAAATCATTGCCTTAAAGTATACACAACTAACAGAAGAAACTGCTGGTAAATTTTATGAAGTTCATAAAGAGCGTGGTTTTTATGGTGACCTGGTTAGCTTTATGTCTTCAGGACCTATTGTTGCTGCCATTCTGGAAAAAGAAAATGCAGTAGAAGATTTCAGAAAATTAATTGGCGCTACTAACCCGGCTGATGCTGCTGAAGGTACTATCCGTCAAAAATATGCTAAATCTATCGATGCTAATGCTGTGCACGGATCTGATAGCGATGAGAATGCAGAAATTGAAGGAAACTTCTTCTTCGCTGCAAACGAGCGTTTCTAG